Proteins encoded in a region of the Bacteroides sp. genome:
- a CDS encoding DUF885 family protein — EDAVKDDGSGIVGKPIGREALMQRLQFEFIPYTPEELIAIGQQQLEWCRNEMIAASRELGFGDDWHAALEHVKGQYVPPGEQPAMIKRLAEEAIAFLEDNDLLTIPELANETWRMEMMSPQAQLMNPFFLGGESIIISYPTNSMSHEAKLMSLRGNNPHFCKATVHHELIAGHHLQGFMNQRYKPYRRLIGTPFWLEGWPLYWEFQLYEMGLPEGAEDRMGFLFWRKHRAARILFSLKYHLGQMSPQECIDFLVEEVGHERANAEAEVRRSFMGRYDPLYQLAYMIGGIQFQMLSREMLGHGKTSREFHDEVMRQNNIPIELLRMYLLQAPLSKNFTTRWRFAEGYRP; from the coding sequence GAGGATGCTGTGAAAGACGACGGCAGCGGGATCGTGGGCAAGCCGATTGGCCGTGAGGCCTTAATGCAGCGGCTTCAGTTTGAGTTTATCCCCTATACCCCCGAAGAGTTGATTGCCATCGGGCAACAGCAGCTGGAATGGTGCCGCAATGAGATGATTGCCGCATCGCGCGAGCTGGGTTTTGGCGATGATTGGCACGCTGCCCTCGAGCATGTCAAGGGTCAGTATGTGCCACCCGGTGAACAGCCTGCCATGATCAAACGCCTGGCCGAAGAAGCCATCGCTTTCCTTGAAGACAATGATCTGCTGACCATTCCTGAGCTGGCCAATGAGACCTGGCGCATGGAGATGATGTCGCCCCAGGCCCAATTGATGAACCCCTTTTTCCTGGGCGGAGAGTCGATCATCATTTCCTATCCCACCAACTCCATGTCGCACGAGGCCAAGCTGATGAGCCTGCGTGGCAACAACCCCCACTTCTGCAAGGCCACCGTGCATCACGAACTCATTGCCGGCCACCACCTCCAGGGTTTTATGAACCAGCGCTACAAGCCCTACCGTCGCCTCATTGGAACCCCATTCTGGCTCGAGGGATGGCCTCTTTACTGGGAGTTCCAGCTATATGAAATGGGCTTACCAGAAGGGGCTGAGGACCGTATGGGTTTCCTCTTCTGGCGCAAACACCGTGCCGCCCGGATTCTGTTCTCCCTGAAGTATCACCTGGGGCAGATGAGCCCGCAAGAATGCATCGACTTCCTGGTGGAGGAGGTGGGTCATGAACGGGCTAACGCCGAAGCCGAAGTCAGAAGGTCGTTTATGGGACGTTACGACCCCTTGTATCAACTGGCCTATATGATCGGCGGCATACAATTTCAGATGCTGAGCCGTGAAATGCTTGGACACGGAAAAACCTCCCGCGAATTTCACGATGAGGTCATGCGTCAGAACAACATCCCCATTGAATTGCTACGGATGTATTTGCTGCAGGCTCCCTTATCAAAAAACTTTACCACCCGCTGGCGATTTGCTGAAGGGTACCGTCCCTGA